The following proteins come from a genomic window of Streptomyces liliiviolaceus:
- a CDS encoding DUF899 domain-containing protein produces the protein MTLPRIVSREEWQAAREELLVREKAATRARDALNADRRRLPMVGIDKEYVFEGGDGKATLLDLFEGRRQLVVYHFMFAPEWDAGCRSCSAFVDQIGHLAHLRARGTEFAVISRAPYTKILPFKARMGWTLPWYSSYDNDFSYDFQASFGTGAGDDGQEPYERPGVSCFLRERDRIFHTYSTYARGLDGLGSTTSFLDLTALGRQEEWEKPEGRASALGAPAGSEGIRYHDEYED, from the coding sequence ATGACGCTTCCGCGGATCGTGTCGCGCGAGGAATGGCAGGCCGCGCGCGAGGAACTGCTGGTCAGGGAGAAGGCCGCGACCCGGGCCCGGGACGCGCTCAACGCCGACCGGCGACGGCTGCCCATGGTCGGGATCGACAAGGAGTACGTCTTCGAGGGCGGCGACGGCAAGGCGACCCTGCTGGACCTCTTCGAAGGGCGGCGGCAACTCGTCGTCTACCACTTCATGTTCGCGCCCGAGTGGGACGCGGGCTGCCGCAGCTGCTCGGCGTTCGTCGACCAGATCGGGCACCTGGCGCATCTGCGCGCGCGGGGCACCGAGTTCGCGGTGATCTCCAGGGCGCCGTACACGAAGATCCTGCCCTTCAAGGCGCGGATGGGGTGGACGCTGCCCTGGTACTCGTCGTACGACAACGACTTCTCCTACGACTTCCAGGCCTCGTTCGGGACGGGCGCGGGCGACGACGGCCAGGAGCCCTACGAGCGGCCGGGGGTGAGCTGTTTCCTGCGGGAGCGGGACCGGATCTTCCACACGTACTCGACGTACGCGCGCGGACTCGACGGGCTGGGCTCCACCACGAGCTTCCTGGACCTCACGGCACTCGGCCGGCAGGAGGAGTGGGAGAAGCCGGAGGGGCGCGCGTCGGCACTGGGGGCGCCCGCGGGCAGCGAGGGCATCCGATATCACGACGAGTACGAGGACTGA
- a CDS encoding endonuclease/exonuclease/phosphatase family protein: MLLGTWNLENLYRPGGAFGPRTEAAYKAKLTTLAGVVRELDPTLLGVQEVGDPAALEDLAGMLEGDWHTVLSAHPDGRGIRVGFLSRPVPRTLVDTNEFPAPLRPVQGDDDGEPVPRTGRGLLAVEAVLPGTGVTLSVAVCHLKSKLLTYPGGRFQPRNEGERARYGAYALYRRAAEATTLRAVADRLLDGKGGERDVAVLGDLNDEVAAATTQILQGPPGSEIGTPGFGRPDRGDATRLWNIAPLIPEKQRFSRVHSGRPELIDHILVSHRLLDRVTGAGTGAPVQETPLPSVDTDPATRRDATGSDHAPVWARIAP, from the coding sequence ATGCTCCTCGGCACCTGGAACCTGGAGAACCTGTACCGGCCCGGCGGGGCGTTCGGCCCGCGTACCGAGGCCGCGTACAAGGCGAAGCTCACCACGCTGGCCGGGGTCGTCAGGGAACTGGATCCCACGCTGCTCGGTGTGCAGGAGGTCGGCGACCCGGCCGCGCTGGAGGACCTGGCCGGGATGCTGGAGGGCGACTGGCACACCGTGCTCTCGGCGCATCCGGACGGCCGGGGCATCCGGGTCGGTTTCCTCAGCCGGCCGGTACCGCGGACGCTCGTCGACACCAATGAGTTCCCCGCGCCGCTGCGGCCCGTCCAGGGCGACGACGACGGCGAACCGGTGCCCCGGACGGGTCGCGGTCTCCTGGCGGTGGAGGCGGTGCTTCCGGGCACGGGCGTGACCCTGTCGGTGGCGGTCTGCCATCTGAAGTCGAAGCTGCTGACGTACCCGGGCGGCCGGTTCCAGCCACGGAACGAGGGCGAGCGGGCCCGCTACGGCGCGTACGCCCTGTACCGGCGGGCCGCGGAGGCCACGACACTGCGTGCCGTCGCCGACCGCCTCCTGGACGGCAAGGGCGGGGAGCGAGACGTGGCCGTGCTCGGCGACCTCAACGACGAGGTCGCCGCCGCGACGACACAGATCCTGCAGGGCCCGCCCGGCTCCGAGATCGGCACTCCCGGGTTCGGCCGGCCCGACCGGGGTGACGCGACGCGGCTCTGGAACATCGCTCCCCTCATCCCGGAGAAGCAGCGTTTCTCCCGCGTCCACTCCGGGCGCCCCGAACTGATCGACCACATCCTGGTCAGCCACCGGCTCCTCGACCGGGTGACCGGGGCGGGGACGGGGGCACCGGTCCAGGAGACACCGCTGCCGTCGGTCGACACGGATCCGGCCACCCGCCGGGACGCGACGGGCTCGGACCACGCGCCGGTGTGGGCACGGATAGCGCCCTGA
- a CDS encoding DUF7873 family protein, giving the protein MAKLNQIIAVEKGVKSKSHQDLTAAHHGLQKPALLAGISRTYQPKDEEGEQLPPESTRVQVRAENVLRDTAATLTRLFDVTATKDWANCTARADVKVDGRVLVADVPVSYLLFLEKQLTDLNTFVRKLPVLDASESWVQDPSTDAWKTEPVRTLRTKKVPRNHVKAEATDKHPAQVEVYYEDIPVGYWTTVKFSGALPARRVNELLDRVEKLQQAVKFAREEANGAEVTDERVGDAVFGYLFG; this is encoded by the coding sequence GTGGCGAAACTCAATCAGATCATCGCAGTGGAGAAGGGCGTCAAGTCCAAGTCGCACCAGGACCTGACGGCCGCGCATCACGGGCTCCAGAAGCCTGCCCTGCTGGCCGGAATCTCGCGTACGTACCAGCCCAAGGACGAAGAGGGCGAGCAGTTGCCGCCCGAGTCGACCCGGGTGCAGGTGCGGGCCGAGAACGTGCTGCGGGACACCGCGGCCACGCTGACCCGGCTGTTCGACGTGACCGCCACCAAGGACTGGGCTAACTGCACCGCCCGCGCGGACGTCAAGGTCGACGGGCGGGTGCTCGTCGCCGACGTTCCGGTGTCCTACCTGCTCTTCCTTGAGAAGCAGCTCACCGACCTCAACACCTTCGTACGGAAGCTGCCCGTGCTCGACGCCTCCGAGTCGTGGGTCCAGGACCCGTCGACCGACGCGTGGAAGACCGAGCCGGTGCGCACGCTCCGTACGAAGAAGGTCCCGCGGAACCACGTCAAGGCCGAGGCCACCGACAAGCACCCCGCCCAGGTCGAGGTGTACTACGAGGACATTCCCGTCGGGTACTGGACGACCGTGAAGTTCTCCGGCGCCCTGCCCGCGCGGCGTGTCAACGAACTGCTCGACCGGGTCGAGAAGCTGCAGCAGGCCGTCAAGTTCGCCCGGGAAGAGGCGAACGGCGCGGAGGTCACCGACGAGCGTGTCGGAGACGCTGTGTTCGGCTACCTGTTCGGGTAG
- a CDS encoding RidA family protein has protein sequence MLKRVTVPSLFTPPTYSHASVVETGTRLALLAGSVPLDADGELVGPGDPVRQAEQVIANLGEQLRAVGSDFEHVAYTDVYVVSADPAVLSEVWKVVEASRLSVGPHASTLLGVACLGYRGQLVEITATAVIPGSEGEHA, from the coding sequence GTGCTGAAGCGCGTCACCGTCCCCAGCCTCTTCACCCCGCCCACGTACTCCCACGCCTCCGTGGTCGAGACCGGCACGCGCCTCGCCCTGCTCGCCGGGTCCGTGCCCCTCGACGCGGACGGCGAACTCGTCGGCCCCGGCGACCCCGTACGGCAGGCCGAGCAGGTGATCGCGAACCTGGGTGAGCAACTACGGGCGGTCGGGAGCGACTTCGAGCATGTCGCGTACACCGACGTGTACGTGGTGAGCGCCGACCCCGCCGTGCTCTCCGAGGTCTGGAAGGTCGTGGAGGCCTCCCGGCTGAGCGTCGGCCCGCACGCCTCCACCCTCCTCGGCGTCGCCTGCCTCGGCTATCGGGGCCAGCTCGTGGAGATCACCGCGACAGCTGTGATCCCGGGCTCCGAGGGCGAACACGCCTAG
- a CDS encoding FUSC family protein has product MPRPLLNVLPVVLPPWLTHALRAQRGPVPWNAVLRGTLAAGPLLVVAVLVGREPLGVMAALGAMFAGINDRPGSRRTAVPRIGVPGLAGAAGIAVGTYAGEGLGAAPLTLTLTALGLLAGAVSAVGPVASGAGTQLLVAAAIGAGMPLPEPGWQRALFFLAGTGWLIALRLALPTPGALANDFRFDGERAGVAGVYDAIADLLAAVGGEQAAARRAALTAALDHAQDALAGPRLRRYASSAAERRLRAQYAAALPLAEAATALAWAGEALPARTARGPRRLAVAVRTGEPCGPLPAPARTVPGLRALDDALLHAAETFDRGGPQPRKASGGHPLGLGAERTAHKGLHLRPPRARALLRTVTGTGGREYGLRVALCYGAAVAVAQALHHVHWYWLPATAVFLVKPDLGPLVSRVLNRAAGTVLGALVFAGFAAVLPRPEGLVALVAVSGALIPVATRHFAAQTAVVTVLVLALVMVGGEPEASWSRIGETLLACAIVLVVGHLPAPGQRGGNVRARLTAATDAAHAYLTHVLSVVDGGVDGVVGGGTDRGAADDRATRWALRREAYRTLAEARAAIDRSAAELPTLARHTAGTDEVAATLERLVDTTTACAVHLDDTGRLTPRHTERLAVLLDELVDRREGAGLRIA; this is encoded by the coding sequence GTGCCGCGACCGTTGCTCAACGTCCTCCCCGTCGTCCTCCCGCCCTGGCTCACGCATGCGCTGCGCGCGCAGCGGGGGCCCGTGCCGTGGAACGCCGTGCTGCGCGGGACGCTCGCCGCCGGGCCCCTGCTCGTCGTCGCCGTTCTCGTGGGGCGGGAGCCCCTCGGTGTGATGGCCGCCCTCGGAGCCATGTTCGCCGGGATCAACGACCGGCCGGGGAGCCGCCGCACCGCCGTGCCCCGGATCGGCGTCCCCGGGCTGGCCGGAGCGGCCGGGATCGCCGTCGGCACGTACGCCGGGGAGGGCCTCGGCGCCGCCCCGCTGACCCTGACGCTCACCGCGCTCGGACTGCTCGCCGGAGCCGTCAGCGCGGTGGGGCCCGTGGCGTCCGGGGCCGGCACCCAGCTGCTCGTCGCCGCGGCCATCGGCGCCGGGATGCCGTTGCCCGAACCGGGCTGGCAGCGGGCCCTGTTCTTCCTCGCCGGCACCGGCTGGCTGATCGCGCTGCGGCTCGCGCTGCCCACGCCCGGGGCCCTGGCCAACGACTTCCGTTTCGACGGGGAGCGCGCCGGGGTGGCCGGTGTGTACGACGCGATCGCCGACCTGCTCGCCGCCGTGGGCGGGGAGCAGGCCGCCGCCAGACGGGCCGCGCTGACCGCCGCGCTCGATCACGCCCAGGACGCGCTGGCGGGGCCACGGCTGCGGCGGTACGCCAGTTCCGCGGCCGAGCGGCGGCTGCGGGCCCAGTACGCCGCCGCGCTGCCGCTCGCCGAGGCAGCGACCGCGCTGGCCTGGGCCGGTGAGGCGCTGCCCGCCCGCACGGCCCGGGGACCGCGGCGGCTCGCCGTCGCCGTGCGGACGGGGGAGCCCTGCGGGCCGCTGCCCGCGCCCGCCCGGACCGTCCCCGGACTGCGGGCCCTCGACGACGCCCTGCTGCACGCCGCCGAGACCTTCGACCGCGGCGGCCCGCAGCCCCGGAAGGCGAGCGGCGGCCACCCCCTCGGGCTCGGCGCCGAGCGGACCGCCCACAAGGGCCTGCATCTGCGGCCCCCGCGCGCCCGGGCGCTCCTGCGCACCGTCACCGGCACCGGAGGGCGGGAGTACGGCCTGCGCGTGGCCCTCTGCTACGGCGCCGCCGTCGCCGTCGCCCAGGCACTGCACCACGTCCACTGGTACTGGCTTCCCGCGACCGCCGTGTTCCTCGTGAAGCCGGACCTCGGCCCGCTCGTCTCGCGCGTACTGAACCGGGCGGCCGGAACCGTCCTGGGCGCCCTCGTCTTCGCGGGCTTCGCGGCCGTACTGCCCCGGCCCGAGGGCCTCGTCGCGCTCGTGGCGGTCAGCGGAGCCCTCATCCCCGTCGCCACCCGGCACTTCGCCGCGCAGACGGCCGTCGTCACCGTCCTCGTGCTCGCCCTCGTCATGGTCGGCGGCGAGCCGGAGGCCTCCTGGAGCCGGATCGGCGAGACGCTGCTGGCCTGCGCGATCGTGCTCGTCGTCGGACATCTCCCGGCGCCGGGGCAGCGCGGCGGGAACGTACGGGCCCGGCTGACGGCCGCCACCGACGCGGCGCACGCCTATCTCACGCACGTCCTGAGCGTCGTCGACGGGGGCGTCGACGGCGTCGTCGGCGGGGGCACCGACCGCGGCGCCGCCGACGACCGGGCCACCCGCTGGGCGCTGCGCCGCGAGGCCTACCGGACGCTGGCGGAGGCCCGCGCGGCGATCGACCGTTCCGCCGCCGAACTCCCCACGCTGGCCCGGCACACGGCGGGCACCGACGAGGTCGCGGCCACGCTCGAACGGCTCGTGGACACCACCACCGCCTGCGCCGTGCATCTCGACGACACGGGACGGCTCACTCCGCGGCACACCGAGCGCCTCGCCGTGCTTCTCGACGAGCTCGTGGATCGGCGGGAGGGTGCTGGGCTGCGCATCGCCTGA
- a CDS encoding peptidoglycan recognition protein family protein, translating to MTVPPSTPTSTPTPAPSAPPASRRAGSRVTRRGLIGAAGAVAAGAALTPVATAGTPEEAATADTAAPEPGTTSETFPTTRAETATGEAPVETAFPIGYVGVRWTGPRGTTGGGIRLTGADGARSAWQPLSDCGCSDGDGGALLIPVDRASGYELKAPDGATDLRSTALDTTRGPARKVAVPRDRTRLRGVAYLSRAAWGADEKLRFKPDGTENSPQTYYKFQTLTVHHTATANGDANPAATVRAMYHLHAVTNDWGDIGYHFLVDEKGEIYEGRYSGEGGTPAHDANGKLVTAFHTGGYNAGNLGIALIGNLVKQGPTAAARGALTDLVRSLVRFHGVDPQAKVTYTNPISGAKKEVDEISGHRDWLATECPGAVMYGELAALRKAVAAG from the coding sequence ATGACTGTTCCCCCCAGCACCCCCACATCCACCCCCACCCCCGCTCCCTCCGCTCCTCCCGCTTCCCGCCGCGCCGGGTCACGCGTGACGCGGCGTGGGCTGATCGGCGCAGCGGGCGCGGTCGCGGCGGGCGCCGCGCTCACTCCCGTCGCGACGGCCGGCACCCCCGAGGAAGCGGCCACCGCGGACACCGCCGCCCCGGAACCCGGCACGACCTCCGAGACGTTCCCCACGACCCGCGCCGAGACGGCCACCGGCGAGGCACCCGTCGAGACCGCCTTCCCCATCGGCTACGTCGGGGTGCGCTGGACCGGCCCCCGCGGGACGACCGGCGGCGGCATCAGGCTGACCGGCGCCGACGGTGCCAGGAGCGCCTGGCAGCCGCTGAGCGATTGCGGCTGCTCGGACGGCGACGGCGGCGCGCTGCTCATCCCCGTGGACCGGGCCTCGGGGTACGAGCTGAAGGCCCCGGACGGCGCGACGGATCTGCGGTCGACGGCCCTCGACACCACCCGGGGCCCGGCGCGCAAGGTCGCCGTGCCCCGCGACCGCACCCGGCTGCGCGGCGTCGCCTACCTCTCGCGCGCGGCCTGGGGCGCGGACGAGAAACTCCGCTTCAAGCCGGACGGCACGGAGAACTCCCCGCAGACGTACTACAAGTTCCAGACCCTCACGGTGCACCACACCGCCACGGCCAACGGCGACGCGAACCCGGCCGCCACGGTGCGCGCGATGTACCACCTGCACGCCGTCACCAACGACTGGGGTGACATCGGCTACCACTTCCTCGTCGACGAGAAGGGCGAGATCTACGAGGGCCGCTACTCGGGCGAGGGCGGTACTCCCGCCCATGACGCGAACGGCAAACTCGTGACCGCCTTCCACACGGGCGGCTACAACGCGGGCAACCTCGGCATCGCGCTGATCGGCAACCTGGTGAAGCAGGGCCCGACCGCGGCCGCCCGCGGCGCCCTCACCGACCTGGTCCGGTCCCTGGTCCGCTTCCACGGGGTCGACCCGCAGGCCAAGGTCACGTACACCAACCCGATCAGCGGGGCGAAGAAGGAGGTCGACGAGATCAGCGGCCACCGCGACTGGCTGGCGACGGAGTGCCCGGGGGCGGTGATGTACGGAGAGCTGGCCGCTCTGCGGAAGGCGGTGGCGGCCGGCTGA
- a CDS encoding aspartate/glutamate racemase family protein: MRIVVTNCNTTQGMTEEIVRGARAAAGPGTTVLGLTPAWGPESAEGWLDSYLSAAAVLDTLRTYEGPYDAVVMAGFGEHGREGVRELVDVPVVDITEAAAHLACLLGRRYGVVTTLERSAGQIEDSLYTAGVARNCAVVVGTGLGVLDLGDQERTEAAFVAAAERARDAGAEVLVLGCAGMTGLQRAVGEKLGLPVVDGVGAAVKLAESLVSLGLTTSRAGGWAKPLPKRRIWSPPRE; this comes from the coding sequence GTGCGGATCGTCGTCACCAACTGCAATACGACGCAGGGGATGACCGAGGAGATCGTGCGAGGTGCCCGGGCCGCCGCAGGCCCGGGCACCACCGTGCTCGGACTCACCCCCGCCTGGGGCCCCGAGTCCGCGGAGGGCTGGCTCGACAGCTATCTGTCGGCCGCCGCCGTCCTCGACACCCTGCGCACGTACGAGGGCCCGTACGACGCCGTCGTCATGGCCGGTTTCGGTGAACACGGGCGCGAGGGCGTACGGGAACTCGTGGACGTACCCGTCGTCGACATCACCGAGGCCGCCGCCCACCTCGCGTGCCTGCTCGGGCGGCGGTACGGAGTCGTCACCACGCTGGAGCGCTCCGCCGGGCAGATCGAGGACAGCCTGTACACGGCGGGGGTCGCCCGGAACTGCGCCGTGGTCGTGGGTACGGGGCTCGGTGTGCTCGACCTCGGAGACCAGGAGCGTACGGAGGCGGCCTTCGTCGCCGCGGCCGAGCGGGCCCGGGACGCCGGCGCCGAGGTCCTGGTCCTCGGATGTGCCGGGATGACCGGCCTGCAGCGGGCCGTGGGCGAGAAGCTGGGGCTGCCCGTCGTCGACGGGGTGGGCGCCGCGGTGAAGCTCGCCGAGTCGCTGGTGTCCCTGGGTCTCACGACGAGCCGCGCGGGCGGTTGGGCGAAGCCGCTGCCGAAGCGGCGGATCTGGTCGCCGCCGCGGGAGTGA
- a CDS encoding glycoside hydrolase family 6 protein: MFVVGLVASGVAASAALWGGEVSGADAETVLWVNPDSGAARQAVEWRSTGRTADALLMERISTRPQAEWLVGSEPRAVVEARTTAAAREGRTAVLVAYYIPYRDCGSYSGGGAWSATEYREWVEEFAAGLGDRGAYVIVEPDAVAHSVDGCGPVVPDERYALLAYAVDRFKRQANTRVYLDAGNPAWHPDTSRLIAPLKQSGIARADGFALNVANFRTDADSSAYGDKLSAALGGKHFVIDSSRNGNGPRAGTDSWCNPPGRALGVAPTTVTGAPLIDAYLWVKRPGESDGTCRGGPAAGQWWPSYALELARNARG; the protein is encoded by the coding sequence ATGTTCGTCGTCGGGCTGGTCGCCTCGGGGGTGGCCGCGTCGGCCGCTCTGTGGGGCGGCGAGGTGTCCGGCGCCGACGCCGAGACCGTCCTCTGGGTGAATCCCGACTCCGGCGCCGCCCGGCAGGCGGTCGAATGGCGTAGTACGGGACGGACCGCGGACGCCCTGCTGATGGAACGTATCTCCACCCGTCCCCAGGCCGAATGGCTGGTCGGCTCCGAGCCCCGGGCCGTCGTGGAGGCGCGCACCACCGCCGCCGCACGGGAAGGGCGTACGGCGGTACTCGTCGCCTACTACATCCCGTACCGCGACTGCGGCTCGTACTCGGGCGGCGGAGCCTGGAGCGCCACGGAGTACCGGGAGTGGGTCGAAGAGTTCGCGGCGGGGCTCGGGGACCGGGGCGCGTACGTGATCGTCGAGCCGGACGCGGTGGCGCACAGCGTGGACGGCTGCGGCCCGGTCGTGCCGGACGAGCGGTACGCGCTGCTGGCGTACGCCGTCGACCGGTTCAAGCGGCAGGCGAACACCCGCGTCTACCTCGACGCGGGCAACCCCGCCTGGCACCCGGACACGTCGAGGCTGATCGCGCCGCTGAAGCAGTCGGGTATCGCCCGCGCCGACGGCTTCGCGCTGAACGTCGCCAACTTCCGCACGGACGCGGACAGTTCGGCGTACGGCGACAAGCTGTCCGCGGCCCTCGGCGGTAAGCACTTCGTGATCGACAGCAGCCGCAACGGCAACGGGCCCCGGGCCGGTACGGATTCCTGGTGCAACCCGCCGGGCCGGGCGCTGGGCGTGGCACCCACCACCGTCACGGGCGCGCCGCTGATCGACGCCTATCTGTGGGTCAAGCGGCCGGGCGAGTCGGACGGCACCTGCCGGGGCGGCCCGGCGGCCGGCCAGTGGTGGCCGTCGTACGCGCTGGAGCTGGCGCGCAATGCCCGGGGGTGA
- a CDS encoding amidohydrolase yields the protein MTSPEPTPDATTDPPGSPAARAPEAADLVITGCTALVHDEREEIGFVEDATIVVRGGRIATIAGGPADLLAAGLADAEHIDARGQVAMPGLVNCHTHTPMVTLRGIAEDLPIEEWFNEYVWPIESNLQERDVELGARLACAEMIRGGVTCFADHYFSMDTVAAVTAESGLRANLGQAFFSSQGAEGRERSLDFALRHRDTADGRITTSLAPHAPYTVDDADLAATAGLAREHGLLVHLHAAENRAQTDASLARHGRTPIEVLAEAGLLDTDLLIAHGTGIVERDLPVLARATGRVGVASAPRGYLKFAWPTTTPVRALRELGIPVGLATDGAASNNSLDVWESMALTALAQKFTEADPRRLTSRQALHHATLQSARAVGLGERIGSLAPGRRADIVLVDLSGPHTQPVHDLAATLVHSARSGDVRTTIVDGRILMRDRELLTLDVPAVVREMNERMPTLIDRAHGRRVQEYET from the coding sequence ATGACCTCGCCCGAGCCCACGCCCGACGCGACGACCGACCCACCGGGTTCCCCGGCCGCCCGCGCGCCGGAGGCCGCCGATCTCGTCATCACCGGGTGCACCGCCCTCGTGCACGACGAACGCGAAGAGATCGGCTTCGTCGAGGACGCCACCATCGTCGTACGCGGCGGCCGTATCGCGACGATCGCCGGCGGCCCGGCCGACCTCCTCGCAGCCGGCCTCGCCGACGCCGAGCACATCGACGCCCGTGGCCAGGTCGCGATGCCCGGCCTGGTCAACTGCCACACCCACACCCCGATGGTGACCCTGCGCGGCATCGCGGAGGACCTGCCCATCGAGGAGTGGTTCAACGAATACGTCTGGCCCATCGAGTCCAACCTCCAGGAGCGGGACGTCGAGTTGGGGGCGCGGCTGGCCTGCGCCGAGATGATCCGCGGCGGGGTCACCTGCTTCGCGGACCACTACTTCTCGATGGACACCGTCGCCGCCGTGACCGCCGAGAGCGGTCTGCGCGCCAACCTCGGGCAGGCCTTCTTCTCCTCTCAGGGCGCCGAGGGCCGTGAGCGGTCGCTCGACTTCGCCCTGAGGCACCGCGACACCGCCGACGGCCGGATCACCACCTCGCTCGCCCCGCACGCGCCCTACACCGTGGACGACGCCGACCTCGCGGCGACCGCCGGGCTCGCCCGCGAACACGGCCTGCTCGTGCACCTCCACGCCGCCGAGAACCGCGCCCAGACCGACGCGAGCCTCGCCCGCCACGGCCGTACCCCGATCGAGGTGCTGGCCGAGGCCGGCCTGCTCGACACCGATCTGCTCATCGCGCACGGCACCGGCATCGTGGAGCGCGACCTGCCCGTGCTCGCCCGCGCGACCGGCCGTGTCGGCGTGGCCAGCGCGCCCCGCGGCTACCTCAAGTTCGCCTGGCCCACGACCACTCCGGTACGCGCCCTGCGTGAACTCGGCATCCCCGTGGGGCTCGCCACCGACGGGGCCGCCTCCAACAACTCCCTGGACGTATGGGAGTCCATGGCGCTCACCGCGCTGGCGCAGAAGTTCACCGAGGCCGACCCGCGCCGGCTCACGTCCCGACAGGCCCTGCACCACGCGACGCTGCAGAGCGCGCGGGCGGTCGGGCTCGGCGAGCGGATCGGCAGCCTCGCACCGGGGCGCCGGGCCGACATTGTCCTGGTGGACCTGAGCGGCCCGCACACCCAGCCCGTGCACGATCTCGCCGCCACCCTGGTGCACAGCGCCCGCTCCGGTGACGTACGCACGACGATCGTCGACGGGCGGATCCTCATGCGTGACCGGGAACTCCTGACCCTCGACGTCCCGGCGGTGGTACGGGAGATGAACGAACGCATGCCCACCCTCATCGACCGCGCCCACGGCAGGCGCGTCCAGGAGTACGAGACCTGA
- a CDS encoding NCS1 family nucleobase:cation symporter-1 has protein sequence MSLADPAAATGTPAFVPDPRLTNEDLAPAGKRNWKVFDLFAMWMSDVHNLGNYTFAAGLLVLGMNVWQIFTSLLVGFVLIYIGMNWMGRIGQAHGVPFPVVSRISFGVWGANIPALIRAVIAIMWYGIQTYLASVAVNIMLLAAWPGLESWTHSSFLGLDALGWVSFVSLWLVQALIISQGMESVRKFQDFCGPAIWLVMIALAIWILAKAGWTISLTSTPNPVSVGEQWRQWFGAIGLILATYGTLMLNFCDFSRFAPSYRTVKRGNFWGLPINSTAFVIVSVIVTAGSIEVFGKAITDPAHLVAEIGNKWVLILGALTFAIATMGVNIVANFVSPAYDLANVWPQKITFKVGGMISTVAALVVTPWNLFSNPTVVNYFLGGLGAFLGPLFGVIMLDYFWVKRGRIDVNELFNAQPGSRYYYRKGVNPKALWAFLPAAAVSAVLALVKTFSDVAPYSWFIGTALAAGLYALLCRSERAAADTAVSEPVAAVTPQEG, from the coding sequence GTGTCACTCGCCGATCCCGCCGCTGCCACCGGCACGCCGGCATTCGTCCCCGATCCCAGGCTCACCAATGAGGACCTCGCCCCCGCGGGCAAGCGCAACTGGAAGGTCTTCGACCTCTTCGCCATGTGGATGTCCGACGTCCACAACCTCGGCAACTACACGTTCGCGGCCGGGCTGCTGGTCCTCGGCATGAACGTCTGGCAGATCTTCACGTCCCTGCTCGTCGGCTTCGTGCTCATCTACATAGGCATGAACTGGATGGGGAGGATCGGACAGGCACACGGCGTGCCCTTCCCGGTCGTCAGCCGCATCAGCTTCGGCGTCTGGGGTGCCAACATCCCGGCGCTGATCAGGGCCGTCATCGCCATCATGTGGTACGGCATCCAGACCTATCTGGCCTCCGTCGCCGTCAACATCATGCTGCTCGCGGCCTGGCCGGGGCTGGAATCCTGGACCCACAGCTCGTTCCTCGGGCTCGACGCGCTCGGCTGGGTGTCCTTCGTCTCGCTGTGGCTGGTCCAGGCGCTGATCATCAGCCAGGGCATGGAATCCGTACGGAAGTTCCAGGACTTCTGCGGTCCCGCCATCTGGCTCGTGATGATCGCCCTCGCCATCTGGATCCTCGCGAAGGCCGGCTGGACCATCTCGCTCACCTCGACCCCGAACCCGGTCTCCGTGGGCGAGCAGTGGCGGCAGTGGTTCGGCGCGATCGGCCTGATCCTGGCCACGTACGGCACGCTGATGCTCAACTTCTGCGACTTCTCGCGCTTCGCGCCCAGCTACCGGACCGTCAAGCGCGGCAACTTCTGGGGTCTGCCGATCAACTCGACCGCCTTCGTGATCGTGTCGGTCATCGTCACGGCCGGCTCCATCGAGGTGTTCGGCAAGGCGATCACCGACCCGGCCCACCTCGTCGCCGAGATCGGCAACAAGTGGGTGCTCATCCTGGGGGCGCTGACCTTCGCCATCGCCACCATGGGCGTCAACATCGTCGCCAACTTCGTCTCGCCCGCGTACGACCTGGCCAACGTCTGGCCGCAGAAGATCACCTTCAAGGTCGGCGGCATGATCAGTACGGTCGCCGCGTTGGTCGTGACGCCGTGGAACCTCTTCTCCAACCCCACCGTCGTCAACTACTTCCTCGGCGGCCTCGGCGCCTTCCTCGGCCCGCTGTTCGGTGTGATCATGCTCGACTACTTCTGGGTCAAGCGCGGTCGCATCGACGTGAACGAGCTGTTCAACGCTCAGCCCGGGTCGCGCTACTACTACCGCAAGGGCGTCAACCCCAAGGCCCTGTGGGCGTTCCTGCCCGCGGCGGCGGTCTCGGCGGTCCTCGCGCTGGTGAAGACCTTCAGCGACGTGGCCCCGTACTCCTGGTTCATCGGTACGGCGCTGGCCGCCGGGCTGTACGCGCTGCTGTGCCGCTCCGAGCGCGCCGCCGCCGACACCGCCGTGTCCGAGCCGGTCGCGGCCGTCACTCCCCAGGAGGGCTGA